Proteins from one Trichoplusia ni isolate ovarian cell line Hi5 chromosome 9, tn1, whole genome shotgun sequence genomic window:
- the LOC113497299 gene encoding transmembrane protein 50A — protein sequence MSCFENVTMPGCVWFENGEKRNILASIASGLLFFTGWWFIIDAASVYPGNLPNAAHVCGVMATLSLIMVNSVSNAQVRGETYTGGCMGPRGARLWLFLGFVVGFASLIAACWILFANYVNAGSSKATWPGVSLFMQNAFIFAGSLVFKFGRTEDLWA from the exons ATGAGTTGTTTCGAGAATGTGACAATGCCAGGCTGCGTGTGGTTTGAAAATGGAGAAAAGAGGAATATTTTGGCGTCTATAGCATCAGGATTATTG TTCTTCACAGGATGGTGGTTTATCATCGATGCAGCTTCTGTGTACCCCGGCAACCTGCCAAATGCTGCTCATGTGTGCGGTGTCATGGCTACCCTGTCTCTCATCATGGTCAACTCTGTGTCTAATGCACAG GTGAGAGGGGAGACATACACAGGTGGCTGCATGGGACCCCGTGGAGCTCGTCTCTGGCTGTTCCTTGGCTTTGTCGTTGGGTTTGCTTCTCTCATCGCTGCCTGCTGGATACTTTTCGCTAATTATGTTAACGCAg GCAGCTCAAAGGCGACCTGGCCAGGAGTGAGCCTGTTCATGCAGAACGCCTTCATCTTTGCCGGCTCCCTAGTGTTTAAGTTCGGTCGCACTGAGGATCTGTGGGCGTAA
- the LOC113497298 gene encoding chorion class B protein Ld34-like, which yields MLVKGILCVCIQAVLYKAVVTQCIRSPQYSGEGLYPGNNLYIDRFNEIEPVAPLYGRVIGGNLIIDTTAPHAHIGPAGVSIFSDNLIIEGPVLVSGKLPFLGTVGLEGILQSVGKGSVSYQYSNNIGLAETSPISGPNLSITGRRLPRAISDYKRLSYSIL from the exons ATGTTGGTAAAAGGGATATTGTGTGTTTGCATCCAAGCCGTTCTCTATAAG GCTGTCGTAACACAATGCATAAGATCTCCCCAGTATTCCGGTGAAGGACTATATCCCGGCAACAACCTGTACATTGACAGATTCAACGAGATTGAACCAGTTGCTCCTCTCTACGGCCGCGTCATTGGCGGCAACCTTATAATCGATACTACCGCTCCACACGCACATATCGGACCAGCTGGAGTATCGATATTCTCCGACAACTTGATAATCGAAGGGCCTGTCTTAGTATCGGGTAAGCTACCGTTTCTAGGAACAGTGGGGCTAGAAGGTATTCTCCAGTCTGTTGGTAAAGGTTCAGTGTCGTATCAGTACAGCAATAATATTGGTCTTGCCGAAACTAGTCCAATAAGTGGCCCAAACTTGTCGATTACAGGAAGAAGACTACCGAGAGCGATTTCCGACTATAAACGATTAAGTTATAGCATTCTGTGA